One Fulvia fulva chromosome 12, complete sequence genomic region harbors:
- a CDS encoding Heterokaryon incompatibility protein 6, OR allele: MSSQLYQALDSSKQEIRILIVDTQDFYSDGTLSCRLEIASLLDEPRPYFEALSWTWGDPTHSKYITIDGHKVGVSANAEEVLRHVCYEQKHGRVWLDAVCINQSDLHERGQQVSMMDEIYSRTARVLVWLGQEDETTEKALRNIDQILAQCQKLTNGFQSLEQRLLQEYSSRPHSEVPLPQCDWPAILKFYAAPWFFRVWVHQEVMLCKEALVFQGRHSRSWFDISLAAQWLSHSNFRQYSRHMTDDPGLGVDKASRIWRFTRQPPGATGYLSMTMYLGATDPRDKVYGILGLLRSVGNDTFKLTSSYEASLRDVYTKATKLAIHADGLAAVELAQGLVPVSEGQELESDDSRWPSWVPHYNWRDYRPGGSPAMPDLPLQIGAAGSEPLRLRFDDDNADILTLGGCVVDTITKLGSILDMDLILSASRIAKEVSDCRAMVPLVPDLDFALTMVQGLDYNRTRPSEHIMNQFPAFAQGCRAKLTGQCHAELLHDDDSLTYFSNIAWDYANTINVHSRNRRFFVTEKGYMGTSFPKTQVGDKVCILYGSTMPFVLRKVEERWRLLGTAYVHDIMEGEYVQRLREASRLQEESHSFDIC, encoded by the exons ATGTCGAGTCAGTTGTACCAAGCTCTAGACTCGAGTAAGCAAGAGATCCGCATCCTGATAGTCGACACCCAGGATTTTTATAGTGATGGAACTTTGAGCTGCCGCCTGGAGATAGCATCTCTTCTCGATGAACCTAGACCGTACTTCGAAGCGCTTTCCTGGACCTGGGGAGATCCGACACACAGCAAGTACATCACGATAGACGGACACAAAGTCGGTGTCTCTGCCAATGCTGAGGAAGTGCTTCGCCATGTCTGCTACGAGCAGAAGCATGGCCGTGTATGGTTAGACGCTGTCTGTATCAATCAGTCGGATCTACATGAACGAGGACAGCAGGTTTCGATGATGGACGAGATCTATTCCAGAACTGCTCGTGTTCTTGTCTGGCTTGGGCAGGAGGATGAGACTACCGAGAAGGCGTTGCGAAATATCGATCAGATTCTGGCACAATGCCAAAAATTGACCAACGGGTTTCAAAGCTTGGAACAGCGGCTCTTGCaagagtatagtagtagaCCACACTCTGAGGTCCCTCTTCCTCAGTGTGACTGGCCTGCCATTTTGAAGTTCTACGCGGCTCCATGGTTTTTTCGAGTGTGGGTTCATCAGGAAGTCATGCTCTGCAAAGAGGCCCTCGTCTTCCAAGGTAGACACTCGCGTTCCTGGTTTGACATCTCTCTCGCGGCACAATGGCTGTCTCACTCCAACTTCCGCCAATACAGTCGTCATATGACTGATGATCCTGGACTTGGTGTCGACAAGGCTAGCCGAATCTGGCGATTCACGCGACAGCCACCTGGCGCCACGGGATACCTATCGATGACGATGTATCTGGGAGCGACAGATCCTCGGGACAAAGTATATGGTATCTTGGGCCTTCTTCGAAGTGTTGGGAATGACACGTTTAAGCTCACGTCTTCTTATGAAGCCAGTCTGAGAGACGTGTACACAAAGGCCACCAAGCTTGCGATCCATGCCGATGGACTGGCTGCTGTAGAGCTGGCGCAAGGCCTGGTACCGGTCTCGGAGGGGCAAGAGCTAGAGTCCGATGATTCTCGTTGGCCTTCTTGGGTACCACACTACAACTGGCGTGATTACAGGCCCGGAGGATCCCCAGCTATGCCAGATCTGCCACTTCAGATAGGTGCCGCGGGCAGTGAGCCATTGCGGCTACGATTTGATGATGATAACGCAGACATACTGACCCTCGGAGGCTGCGTTGTAGACACAATCACAAAGCTGGGAAGTATCCTCGACATGGACCTCATCTTGAGTGCCTCGAGGATCGCCAAAGAGGTGTCAGATTGCAGAGCGATGGTACCCCTAGTACCTGATCTCGACTTTGCCCTCACGATGGTACAAGGCCTGGACTACAATCGAACTCGGCCATCAGAACACATCATGAATCAGTTTCCCGCATTCGCTCAGGGGTGTAGAGCGAAGCTCACCGGCCAATGCCATGCAGAATTGCTGCATGATGATGACTCGCTTACATACTTCTCCAACATCGCGTGGGACTATGCTAACACCATCAACGTGCACAGTCGGAACAGAAGGTTCTTCGTTACGGAGAAAGGCTACATGGGCACGTCGTTCCCGAAGACGCAAGTTGGGGATAAAGTTTGCATTCTCTATGGTAGTACGATGCCATTTGTACTGCGAAAGGTCGAGGAGCGATGGCGTCTGTTGGGCACGGCATATGTACACGACATCATGGAA GGCGAATATGTGCAGAGGCTTCGTGAGGCGAGCCGGCTGCAGGAAGAGTCGCATTCTTTTGACATCTGCTGA